The following is a genomic window from Azospirillaceae bacterium.
CCCGTTCCCATGACCACCCCGCCCCGCCTCTGGGACATCAGCCAGCCTTTGCGCCCCGGCTTGCCGGTGTGGCCGGGGGACACGGCGTTCGGGGAGGAACGGACCTGGGCGATCGGGCCGGGCTGTCCGGTGAACGTCAGCCGGCTGGTGATGTCCACCCACAGCGGCACCCATGCCGACGCACCCCTGCACTACGACGCCAGGGGGCTGACGGCGGGTGCGATGGATCTGGCGCCCTATCTGGGGCCGGCGCAAGTGGTGACGGTGCCGGCGGGCGTCCCCTTCGCCACGGTGGATCATGTGGCGCCGCATTGGCGGCCGGGCGTGCCCCGTCTGCTGCTGCACAGCTACGACCGCTTTCCGCATGATGCTTGGCGGTCGGATTACACCGCCATCGACCCGGCGCTGATCGATTGGCTGGCGGGGCTGGGCGGGGTGCTGCTGGGCACCGACGCGCCGTCGCTGGACCCGCAGGACAGCAAGGATTTGCCGGCCCACATGATGCTGAACCGCCACCGTTTGGCGGTGTTGGAAGGGTTGGTGTTCGACGGTGTGCCCGACGGCGTATACGAGCTGATCGCCCTGCCGCTGCCCCTGGGCAACGCCGACGCCTCGCCGGTGCGGGCGGTGTTGCGGGAACTGGCCTGAACCGAAACTCTTGACGCGACCGCGTCCGCCGGAGTTTTCCGGGGAGCGGAGCGGACTGGAAAACGAGGATAAGCCCAGCCGCCGGATGGCGGCGCCCCGCGCCTGAGGGAACACCCAACCCTACAAATATAACTTCCCGAAGAAATACGCGGTCATCGCCACGCCGGTGAGGATGACG
Proteins encoded in this region:
- the kynB gene encoding arylformamidase — translated: MTTPPRLWDISQPLRPGLPVWPGDTAFGEERTWAIGPGCPVNVSRLVMSTHSGTHADAPLHYDARGLTAGAMDLAPYLGPAQVVTVPAGVPFATVDHVAPHWRPGVPRLLLHSYDRFPHDAWRSDYTAIDPALIDWLAGLGGVLLGTDAPSLDPQDSKDLPAHMMLNRHRLAVLEGLVFDGVPDGVYELIALPLPLGNADASPVRAVLRELA